The following proteins are encoded in a genomic region of Nocardioides renjunii:
- a CDS encoding ABC transporter permease, producing the protein MSTPVLTTPESNPAAEPAIVKGGPTVGQRVTSFMPLIALVALLAALTVADPDFITQRSLTAAVRTSAPLVVLAAGATLVVLCGGIDLSIAALCSLSTVFFAMWLPDLGGLTVLGVIAAAGAIGAVQGIAHVLLRIPSFVVTLGGMSIFSAIALVISDAGPIRVVDRDATKWLNLYVAGYVPMSFFVALLVVAVISLVIKLTPLESFVRATGYSESAARLAGTPVDLVKVAAFTVSGACAGLAAVMLASRNFSGSPTMADNLLLPAVAAIVVGGTAITGGHGSLWRSLAGALVVTLLRVGLPIVGVPSAWEQILYGAIIVAAVALTLDRSKVLIIK; encoded by the coding sequence ATGAGCACACCGGTCCTCACGACCCCCGAGTCCAACCCGGCGGCCGAGCCCGCCATCGTCAAGGGCGGTCCCACCGTCGGCCAGCGCGTCACCTCGTTCATGCCGCTCATCGCGCTCGTCGCGCTGCTCGCGGCCCTCACGGTCGCCGACCCCGACTTCATCACCCAGCGCAGCCTCACCGCCGCCGTACGCACGTCGGCCCCGCTGGTCGTGCTCGCGGCCGGTGCCACGCTGGTGGTGCTGTGCGGTGGCATCGACCTGTCGATCGCCGCCCTCTGCTCCCTGTCGACGGTGTTCTTCGCGATGTGGTTGCCCGACCTCGGTGGCCTCACCGTGCTCGGCGTCATCGCCGCGGCCGGCGCCATCGGCGCCGTCCAGGGCATCGCGCACGTGCTGCTGAGGATCCCGTCGTTCGTCGTCACGCTCGGAGGCATGAGCATCTTCTCCGCGATCGCGCTCGTCATCTCCGACGCCGGGCCCATCCGGGTCGTCGACCGCGACGCCACGAAGTGGCTCAACCTCTACGTCGCCGGCTACGTCCCGATGTCGTTCTTCGTCGCGCTCCTCGTCGTCGCGGTGATCTCGCTCGTCATCAAGCTCACGCCGCTGGAGAGCTTCGTCCGGGCCACCGGCTACTCGGAGTCGGCCGCCCGGCTGGCCGGCACGCCCGTCGACCTGGTGAAGGTCGCCGCGTTCACGGTGTCGGGCGCCTGTGCCGGCCTCGCCGCCGTCATGCTCGCCTCCCGCAACTTCAGCGGCAGCCCCACGATGGCCGACAACCTGCTGCTCCCCGCGGTGGCGGCCATCGTGGTCGGCGGCACAGCCATCACCGGCGGTCACGGCTCGCTGTGGCGCAGCCTCGCCGGCGCCCTCGTCGTCACCCTGCTCCGGGTGGGCCTGCCGATCGTCGGCGTCCCGTCCGCCTGGGAGCAGATCCTCTACGGCGCCATCATCGTCGCCGCCGTCGCGCTCACCCTCGACCGGTCGAAGGTGCTGATCATCAAGTAG
- a CDS encoding sugar ABC transporter substrate-binding protein: MKFTSRPTAVVLGLTLAAAALAGCSEEAGGSGGGGSEAGACAPEDVTLVGQVRNESNPYEASWLDGGDAFAEQVGLEQQRLTYDADSTKQQEQITQLLAGNTDCLVMNILPNGDSDTLPIVEGAEEAGAYLVTQWNKPADVNVTDYDQWLSHITYNGVESGQQIGDALAEAIGGSGGIIALQGILDTGAAKDRFAGLEASLEANPDVELLDDQTANFSRDEALAVTKTLLTKHGDDVKGIWAANDDMALGALAALEQAGRDDVAVVGIDAVPDALTAIEDGAMTATVSSDGPWQGGIGLAIGYCVATGELSVDDIADEDRAWFAEQFLITGDNVGEFTAPEVDESDFACDNVFSRSQGPIS, encoded by the coding sequence ATGAAGTTCACCTCTCGACCGACCGCAGTCGTGCTCGGCCTGACCCTGGCAGCTGCCGCCCTCGCCGGCTGCAGCGAGGAGGCCGGTGGCAGCGGCGGTGGCGGCTCCGAGGCTGGAGCCTGCGCGCCCGAGGACGTCACCCTGGTGGGCCAGGTGCGCAACGAGTCCAACCCCTACGAGGCTTCGTGGCTCGACGGCGGCGACGCCTTCGCCGAGCAGGTCGGCCTCGAGCAGCAGCGCCTCACCTACGACGCCGACTCGACCAAGCAGCAGGAGCAGATCACCCAGCTGCTCGCCGGCAACACCGACTGCCTCGTCATGAACATCCTGCCCAACGGCGACTCCGACACCCTGCCGATCGTCGAGGGTGCCGAGGAGGCCGGCGCCTACCTCGTCACGCAGTGGAACAAGCCGGCCGACGTCAACGTCACCGACTACGACCAGTGGCTGAGCCACATCACCTACAACGGCGTGGAGTCCGGCCAGCAGATCGGCGACGCGCTCGCGGAGGCCATCGGCGGCTCGGGCGGCATCATCGCCCTGCAGGGCATCCTCGACACCGGCGCCGCCAAGGACCGCTTCGCCGGGCTCGAGGCGTCGCTGGAGGCCAACCCCGACGTCGAGCTCCTCGACGACCAGACCGCCAACTTCTCGCGCGACGAGGCGCTGGCCGTCACCAAGACGCTCCTCACCAAGCACGGTGACGACGTCAAGGGCATCTGGGCCGCCAACGACGACATGGCGCTCGGCGCGCTCGCGGCGCTCGAGCAGGCGGGCCGGGACGACGTCGCGGTCGTCGGCATCGACGCCGTCCCGGACGCGCTGACCGCCATCGAGGACGGCGCCATGACCGCGACCGTCTCCTCGGACGGCCCGTGGCAGGGCGGCATCGGCCTGGCCATCGGCTACTGCGTGGCCACCGGTGAGCTCTCCGTCGACGACATCGCCGACGAGGACCGCGCCTGGTTCGCCGAGCAGTTCCTCATCACCGGCGACAACGTCGGCGAGTTCACCGCTCCCGAGGTGGACGAGTCCGACTTCGCGTGCGACAACGTCTTCAGCCGGTCGCAGGGCCCGATCTCGTGA
- a CDS encoding sugar kinase, producing MIETRPAEECELDIVALGEVMLRLDPGEGRIRTARRFEAWEGGGEYNVARGMRKVFGLRAGVVTALADNEIGHLVENLVMQGGVDTSLIRWEDYDGIGRTVRNGLNFTERGYGVRGAVGVSDRANTAIAHLAPGTVDWDDLFGRRGVRWLHTGGIYAALSENAAAVAEEAMAAARRHGTIVSFDLNYRPSLWAGIGGTERARDVNTRLAEHVDVMIGNEEDFTAALGFEVAHVDEHLSTLPMDSFEAMVATVAEKMPWLQVVATTLRTVHTASDNDWQAIAWSPETGVLASTPREHLGIFDRVGGGDGFASGLVYGLLEGEPLQQCLELGAAHGALAMTTPGDTSMATREEVRALAGGGSARVRR from the coding sequence ATGATCGAGACCCGTCCGGCCGAGGAGTGCGAGCTCGACATCGTCGCGCTCGGGGAGGTGATGCTGCGCCTCGACCCGGGGGAGGGCCGCATCCGCACCGCCCGCCGGTTCGAGGCCTGGGAGGGCGGCGGCGAGTACAACGTCGCCCGCGGCATGCGCAAGGTCTTCGGCCTGCGCGCCGGGGTCGTCACCGCCCTCGCTGACAACGAGATCGGCCACCTCGTCGAGAACCTCGTCATGCAGGGCGGCGTGGACACCTCGCTGATCCGCTGGGAGGACTACGACGGCATCGGGCGCACGGTGCGCAACGGGCTCAACTTCACCGAGCGCGGCTACGGCGTCCGCGGCGCGGTCGGTGTCTCCGACCGGGCCAACACCGCGATCGCCCACCTGGCGCCCGGCACCGTGGACTGGGACGACCTGTTCGGTCGACGTGGCGTGCGCTGGCTGCACACCGGCGGCATCTACGCCGCCCTGTCCGAGAACGCCGCCGCGGTGGCGGAGGAGGCGATGGCGGCCGCCCGGCGGCACGGGACGATCGTGTCCTTCGACCTCAACTACCGGCCCAGCCTGTGGGCGGGCATCGGCGGCACCGAGCGCGCCCGCGACGTGAACACCCGGCTCGCGGAGCACGTGGACGTGATGATCGGCAACGAGGAGGACTTCACCGCGGCCCTCGGCTTCGAGGTGGCCCACGTCGACGAGCACCTCAGCACGCTGCCGATGGACAGCTTCGAGGCGATGGTCGCCACGGTCGCGGAGAAGATGCCCTGGCTCCAGGTCGTCGCGACGACCTTGCGCACCGTGCACACCGCCAGCGACAACGACTGGCAGGCCATCGCGTGGTCGCCGGAGACGGGCGTGCTCGCCTCGACGCCCCGCGAGCACCTCGGCATCTTCGACCGCGTGGGAGGCGGTGACGGCTTCGCCTCCGGGCTGGTCTACGGCCTGCTGGAGGGCGAGCCGCTGCAGCAGTGCCTCGAGCTCGGCGCCGCCCACGGCGCGCTCGCCATGACCACCCCCGGTGACACCTCGATGGCCACCCGGGAGGAGGTGCGCGCGCTCGCCGGTGGCGGCAGCGCGCGCGTACGTCGCTAG
- a CDS encoding ABC transporter permease, whose translation MSLRDAGPPIALVVIVGIFSVLSPDFRTVGNVQNILDAAAVLAVVTCGISFVLMMGSIDLSVPGVMGASAIAVALLVANNRNGNDWGLLGVLVAVLLGSALGCLSGMALVTLKVPSFMTTLGVSAVGLGVATLLFSGVQPNISDEMLRSWAVSRFLGLAYLTWIAVGCVLVGWLVQRYSRLGRYAYAIGGAEEVLSLSGVKVAPYKVAVFTLAGSFYGLAGVLVTSQLSAGLVQAGKGYDFAAITAAVVGGTLLTGGRGGVLHSAVGVLLVTVLTNGLVQIGVSPYWQGGVQGLIVVAAVSAAVIPQRRRNQVTK comes from the coding sequence GTGTCGCTCCGGGACGCTGGTCCCCCGATCGCGCTGGTGGTCATCGTCGGCATCTTCTCGGTGCTGAGCCCTGACTTCCGCACGGTCGGCAACGTGCAGAACATCCTGGACGCGGCGGCGGTCCTCGCCGTCGTCACCTGCGGCATCTCCTTCGTGCTGATGATGGGGTCGATCGACCTCTCGGTCCCTGGAGTGATGGGGGCCTCCGCGATCGCGGTCGCCCTGCTCGTCGCCAACAACCGCAACGGCAACGACTGGGGACTCCTCGGCGTCCTCGTCGCGGTCCTGCTCGGCTCGGCCCTCGGCTGCCTGAGCGGCATGGCGCTGGTGACGCTGAAGGTCCCGTCCTTCATGACCACTCTCGGTGTGTCGGCCGTCGGGCTCGGCGTCGCGACGCTGCTGTTCTCCGGCGTGCAGCCCAACATCTCCGACGAGATGCTGCGCAGCTGGGCCGTCAGCCGCTTCCTGGGCCTGGCCTACCTGACGTGGATCGCCGTCGGCTGCGTGCTCGTCGGCTGGCTCGTCCAGCGCTACTCGCGCCTGGGCCGCTACGCGTACGCGATCGGCGGCGCCGAGGAGGTGTTGTCCCTCTCCGGCGTGAAGGTCGCCCCCTACAAGGTCGCCGTGTTCACCCTCGCCGGGTCGTTCTACGGGCTCGCGGGCGTGCTGGTGACGAGCCAGCTCAGCGCCGGGCTCGTCCAGGCGGGCAAGGGCTACGACTTCGCGGCGATCACCGCCGCCGTCGTCGGTGGCACCCTGCTCACCGGCGGTCGCGGGGGAGTGCTCCACTCCGCCGTCGGCGTCCTCCTCGTCACCGTCCTGACCAACGGCCTCGTGCAGATCGGGGTCAGCCCCTACTGGCAGGGCGGTGTCCAGGGCCTCATCGTCGTCGCGGCCGTCTCGGCCGCGGTCATCCCCCAGCGTCGTAGGAACCAGGTGACCAAGTGA
- the eda gene encoding bifunctional 4-hydroxy-2-oxoglutarate aldolase/2-dehydro-3-deoxy-phosphogluconate aldolase: protein MSATDVLGGHRIVPVVVLDDPARADALGAALVEGGLPVAEATFRTPGAAAVLRRLAENADLVVGAGTVLTDRQVDEALEAGARFVVSPGLSAAVVRRCQDAGVPVVPGVATPTEVMQALDLGLDTVKFFPAEANGGLPTIKALAAAFPQVRFMPTGGITAESAPAYLAHPAVAAVGGSWMVAGDLLATGRWDEVAARCAASTRLYHPTLEGAPA from the coding sequence GTGAGCGCGACCGACGTCCTGGGCGGCCACCGCATCGTGCCGGTGGTCGTCCTGGACGACCCGGCCAGGGCCGACGCGCTCGGCGCCGCCCTCGTCGAGGGCGGGCTGCCGGTCGCCGAGGCGACGTTCCGCACGCCCGGGGCGGCCGCCGTCCTGCGCCGGCTCGCCGAGAACGCCGACCTGGTCGTCGGGGCCGGCACCGTCCTCACCGACCGCCAGGTCGACGAGGCGCTGGAGGCGGGGGCGCGGTTCGTCGTGTCGCCGGGCCTCAGCGCCGCCGTCGTACGACGCTGCCAGGACGCCGGCGTGCCGGTCGTCCCCGGTGTCGCCACCCCGACGGAGGTCATGCAGGCCCTCGACCTCGGCCTCGACACCGTGAAGTTCTTCCCGGCCGAGGCCAACGGGGGACTGCCCACGATCAAGGCGCTGGCCGCCGCCTTCCCGCAGGTGCGGTTCATGCCCACCGGCGGGATCACGGCCGAGAGCGCCCCGGCCTACCTCGCCCACCCGGCGGTCGCCGCCGTCGGCGGCAGCTGGATGGTCGCCGGCGACCTGCTGGCGACCGGCCGCTGGGACGAGGTCGCCGCCCGCTGCGCCGCCTCGACGCGGCTCTACCACCCGACCCTCGAAGGAGCACCCGCATGA
- a CDS encoding aldehyde dehydrogenase family protein: MSENSQLLPAVSSFLSSPRQLLIDGEWVDAKDGQTFDTVNPATEEVLVQVARASAVDADRAVVAARNAFEAGSPWSRMTPRERSHLLWRIGDMIDERAEEFAQLESLDNGKSLASARGDVGVAAELFRYFAGWATKMEGTTIPMSVPGREFHAYTRREAIGVVAGIVPWNFPLTMAAFKIIPSITAGNTVVLKPAEQTPLTALRLGQLLLEAGVPAGVVNILPGFGDAGAALVDHADVDKVAFTGSTEVGKKIAAGASRNLKKVSLELGGKAPNIIFADADLDAAIAGAALAGYFNEGQCCVNGSRLYVQREVFDQVIEGVAAAAKAIRVGDAFDPATTMGPLVSQEQHEKVMGYVRGAVADGATIAAGSPDPAAERGYFFSPTLITDVTEQMAVQTDEIFGPVITAIPFDSEDEVVAAANNTVYGLAAGVWSKDLGTAHRVGGKLRAGTVWLNTWHADDVTLPRGGFKQSGWGRELGSFGLDDYTELKTVIAELR; the protein is encoded by the coding sequence ATGTCCGAGAACTCCCAGCTCCTCCCCGCCGTCTCCTCGTTCCTCTCCTCGCCGCGCCAGCTGCTCATCGACGGCGAGTGGGTCGACGCCAAGGACGGCCAGACGTTCGACACCGTCAACCCGGCCACCGAGGAGGTCCTCGTGCAGGTGGCCCGCGCCTCGGCCGTGGACGCCGACCGCGCCGTCGTGGCCGCCCGCAACGCCTTCGAGGCCGGGTCGCCGTGGTCGCGGATGACGCCGCGCGAGCGCTCGCACCTGCTGTGGCGCATCGGCGACATGATCGACGAGCGCGCCGAGGAGTTCGCCCAGCTCGAGTCGCTCGACAACGGCAAGAGCCTGGCCTCGGCCCGCGGCGACGTCGGCGTGGCCGCCGAGCTGTTCCGCTACTTCGCCGGCTGGGCCACCAAGATGGAGGGCACCACCATCCCGATGTCGGTGCCCGGTCGCGAGTTCCACGCCTACACCCGCCGTGAGGCCATCGGTGTTGTCGCCGGCATCGTCCCGTGGAACTTCCCGCTCACCATGGCGGCGTTCAAGATCATCCCGTCGATCACCGCGGGCAACACCGTGGTGCTCAAGCCGGCCGAGCAGACGCCGCTGACGGCGCTGCGGCTGGGCCAGCTGCTGCTCGAGGCCGGCGTGCCCGCCGGCGTGGTCAACATCCTGCCCGGCTTCGGTGACGCGGGTGCCGCCCTCGTCGACCACGCCGACGTAGACAAGGTCGCCTTCACCGGCAGCACCGAGGTCGGCAAGAAGATCGCCGCCGGTGCGTCCAGGAACCTCAAGAAGGTCTCGCTCGAGCTCGGCGGCAAGGCGCCCAACATCATCTTCGCCGACGCCGACCTGGACGCCGCGATCGCCGGCGCCGCGCTGGCGGGCTACTTCAACGAGGGCCAGTGCTGCGTCAACGGCTCGCGCCTCTACGTCCAGCGCGAGGTCTTCGACCAGGTCATCGAGGGCGTCGCCGCCGCCGCGAAGGCGATCCGGGTGGGCGACGCGTTCGACCCGGCCACCACGATGGGGCCGCTGGTCTCCCAGGAGCAGCACGAGAAGGTGATGGGCTACGTCCGCGGCGCGGTCGCCGACGGCGCCACCATCGCCGCGGGCAGCCCCGACCCGGCGGCCGAGCGCGGCTACTTCTTCTCCCCGACGCTCATCACCGACGTGACCGAGCAGATGGCGGTGCAGACCGATGAGATCTTCGGCCCGGTCATCACCGCGATCCCGTTCGACTCCGAGGACGAGGTCGTCGCCGCCGCCAACAACACCGTCTACGGCCTCGCGGCCGGCGTCTGGTCCAAGGACCTCGGCACCGCCCACCGGGTCGGCGGCAAGCTGCGGGCCGGCACGGTCTGGCTCAACACCTGGCACGCCGACGACGTCACGCTGCCGCGCGGTGGCTTCAAGCAGTCCGGCTGGGGCCGCGAGCTCGGGTCGTTCGGCCTGGACGACTACACCGAGCTCAAGACCGTCATCGCCGAGCTCCGGTGA
- a CDS encoding sugar ABC transporter ATP-binding protein, whose protein sequence is MTTDLQLQPDAPAPAPVPALEVRGLVKHYPGVKALDGVDLVVRQHEVLGLAGENGAGKSTLLKALVGLVRPDSGEIWVRGEKVRLRSVVEAADHGIGMVFQEQSLVPNLTAAENIVLGSEGAGVRRGIYRWDTMRKLAQAQLDKIGSHIDPLARTDMLTFAERQMVEIAKVLRIEERTSHPPVIILDEPTSVLESKEIETLFTQVRRLREFASVVFVSHRLDEVLDVCDRVTVLRGGQSVGEVATAGAAPSELHRMMIGSTGSDDHYHAGLSERTAAEAEPRLVVTGLSGRTFRDVDLEVRAGEIVGIVGVHGSGREDVCRALFGAEPTLAGEVTLDGRKLDLSGTRAAVASGVGYVPAERKIEGMVGPMSVADNMTLTKQKSRCAGPMVVPQKQATLVDKWIERLSIRTPHRGTQIGRLSGGNQQKVVLARWLVAGDIRLLLLDHPTRGLDIGARSEVYRLMRELANSGVATVLLADSLEEAIGMSDRIIVMSDGRATAEVACPHGGKPTPLDLVKEMV, encoded by the coding sequence GTGACCACCGACCTGCAGCTCCAGCCCGACGCCCCGGCGCCGGCTCCCGTCCCCGCCCTCGAGGTGCGCGGACTGGTCAAGCACTACCCGGGCGTCAAGGCGCTCGACGGCGTCGACCTCGTCGTGCGCCAGCACGAGGTGCTCGGCCTCGCCGGCGAGAACGGCGCCGGCAAGTCCACGCTCCTCAAGGCGCTCGTCGGCCTGGTCCGCCCCGACTCCGGCGAGATCTGGGTCCGGGGCGAGAAGGTCCGCCTGCGCAGCGTCGTCGAGGCCGCCGACCACGGCATCGGCATGGTGTTCCAGGAGCAGTCGCTCGTCCCCAACCTCACCGCCGCGGAGAACATCGTCCTGGGCAGCGAGGGCGCCGGCGTGCGCCGCGGGATCTACCGCTGGGACACGATGCGCAAGCTCGCGCAGGCCCAGCTCGACAAGATCGGCTCCCACATCGACCCGCTGGCGCGCACCGACATGTTGACGTTCGCCGAGCGGCAGATGGTCGAGATCGCCAAGGTCCTCCGCATCGAGGAGCGCACCTCCCACCCGCCCGTCATCATCCTCGACGAGCCCACCTCGGTGCTGGAGTCCAAGGAGATCGAGACGCTCTTCACCCAGGTCCGCCGGCTCCGCGAGTTCGCGTCGGTGGTCTTCGTCTCGCACCGCCTCGACGAGGTGCTCGACGTGTGCGACCGGGTCACCGTGCTCCGCGGCGGGCAGTCGGTGGGCGAGGTGGCCACCGCGGGCGCCGCGCCCTCGGAGCTGCACCGCATGATGATCGGCTCGACGGGCTCCGACGACCACTACCACGCGGGACTCTCGGAGCGGACCGCGGCGGAGGCCGAGCCCCGCCTGGTCGTCACCGGGCTGTCCGGCAGGACCTTCCGCGACGTGGACCTCGAGGTCAGGGCCGGTGAGATCGTCGGCATCGTCGGCGTGCACGGCTCGGGGCGCGAGGACGTGTGCCGCGCGCTCTTCGGGGCCGAGCCCACCCTGGCCGGCGAGGTCACCCTCGACGGCCGGAAGCTCGACCTGTCCGGCACCCGGGCCGCCGTGGCCTCCGGCGTCGGCTACGTGCCCGCCGAGCGCAAGATCGAGGGCATGGTCGGCCCGATGTCGGTCGCCGACAACATGACCCTCACCAAGCAGAAGTCGCGCTGCGCCGGCCCGATGGTGGTGCCGCAGAAGCAGGCCACCCTGGTCGACAAGTGGATCGAGCGGCTCTCGATCCGCACCCCGCACCGCGGCACGCAGATCGGGCGCCTGTCCGGCGGCAACCAGCAGAAGGTCGTCCTGGCGCGCTGGCTGGTGGCCGGCGACATCCGCCTGCTGCTCCTCGACCACCCGACCCGCGGCCTCGACATCGGCGCCCGCTCGGAGGTCTACCGGCTGATGCGCGAGCTCGCCAACAGCGGCGTGGCCACCGTGCTCCTCGCCGACAGCCTGGAGGAGGCCATCGGGATGTCCGACCGGATCATCGTGATGAGCGACGGTCGGGCGACCGCCGAGGTCGCGTGCCCCCACGGCGGCAAGCCGACCCCGCTCGACCTGGTGAAGGAGATGGTCTGA